The Astatotilapia calliptera chromosome 2, fAstCal1.2, whole genome shotgun sequence genome includes a window with the following:
- the drd1a gene encoding D(1) dopamine receptor gives MDPMNFTTVIDNGFLDEAPSSRVLTGCFLSLLILTTLLGNTLVCAAVTKFRHLRSKVTNFFVISLAVSDLLVAILVMPWKAVTEIAGFWPFGSFCDTWVAFDIMCSTASILNLCVISLDRYWAISSPFRYERKMTPTVAYIMISVAWTLSVLISFIPVQLNWHKAQTKSYTALTESSVSLASNATSYPENCDSSLNRTYAISTSLISFYIPVVIMVATYTQIYRIAHRQIRRISALERAAESAKNRHDSMGRGSSIADSESSFRLTFKRETKVLKTLSVIMGVFVCCWLPFFILNCMVPFCEQSSGGEAFPCISPTTFDVFVWFGWANSSLNPIIYAFNADFRKAFSILLGCHRLYPGGHDIETASLNKK, from the coding sequence ATGGATCCCATGAACTTTACAACTGTCATCGACAATGGGTTTTTGGATGAGGCGCCATCAAGTCGTGTCCTAACTGGCTGTTTTCTCTCGCTGCTCATCCTCACCACCTTGCTGGGAAACACTCTGGTTTGCGCGGCCGTCACCAAGTTTCGCCATCTGCGTTCTAAAGTGACCAACTTTTTTGTGATCTCGCTGGCCGTGTCCGACCTATTGGTTGCCATCTTGGTGATGCCCTGGAAAGCAGTGACGGAGATCGCCGGATTCTGGCCGTTTGGCTCTTTCTGCGATACCTGGGTAGCTTTTGACATTATGTGCTCCACGGcctcaattttgaacctttGCGTCATAAGCCTGGACCGCTATTGGGCCATCTCCAGTCCTTTCCGCTATGAGAGGAAGATGACACCCACAGTGGCCTATATTATGATCAGTGTGGCCTGGACGCTGTCTGTCCTCATTTCCTTCATTCCAGTGCAGCTCAACTGGCATAAAGCCCAAACCAAATCTTACACTGCTCTTACTGAGTCCTCTGTTTCACTGGCATCAAACGCTACATCTTACCCAGAGAACTGTGACTCAAGCCTGAATAGGACCTACGCCATCTCCACCTCTCTTATAAGCTTTTACATCCCCGTGGTCATCATGGTGGCCACCTACACACAGATTTACCGCATTGCCCACAGACAAATCAGGAGGATCTCTGCTCTAGAGCGGGCAGCCGAAAGTGCCAAAAACAGACACGACAGCATGGGCAGAGGCTCCAGCATCGCAGACTCGGAGAGCTCCTTCAGGTTGACATTCAAGAGGGAGACAAAGGTGCTGAAGACGCTGTCAGTGATAAtgggggtgtttgtgtgttgctggCTCCCATTTTTCATCCTCAACTGCATGGTGCCCTTCTGCGAGCAGTCGAGCGGAGGGGAGGCTTTCCCCTGCATCAGCCCCACCACGTTTGATGTGTTCGTGTGGTTCGGCTGGGCTAATTCCTCCCTAAACCCCATCATCTATGCCTTCAATGCGGATTTCCGGAAGGCCTTCTCCATCCTGCTGGGATGCCACAGACTGTATCCAGGAGGCCACGACATAGAGACAGCCAGTCTAAACAAGAAATGA